The Brassica oleracea var. oleracea cultivar TO1000 chromosome C7, BOL, whole genome shotgun sequence sequence TTGGAATATTTCCTAATAGGTTCATGGAAAGGGGCGAATGCCCTAATCCGACTAGGTTAACCTAATAGACTCCTACTATATAAGAGGAGCTCGTGTGTCCTCTTTCTCCTTTGTCCAAGAAAAGACCTAGCTTGGTTTGTGAGCTTTGGTTGTGAGAGAAAGAGATGTTCTATATTCTTTGTACTTGATATTATAGTGGATTGCCTCTTGCCAGGCCCCAGGGGACGTAAACCATTCTAGGTGAACCACTGGGTAAACAATTTCTTGTGTCCATCTTCTATCTTTTCCGCATTTTCTTACTATCTCTATTATTCTACAAACTCAACTTTCTTACTTACGTCGTCGAGTTCGTCAGAGAGTGTATCAGCAAGTTTGTGTGTTTGATTCTTGTTCTTGAGTCAAACAGTTTCGTCGTTGTGGTTTCAACATCGACGAAGAATTCGTTGACTCGTTGACTGTAGTTGATCGTTATAACAACCTTTGGGCATTACTTCAAATCCATTCTCGGCCTACCAATGTGTATCAATATTTTGCCACTCAGTGACATCCCAAATAGCTGCTACACCAAAATGGCCATACTTAAAAATCTCAACCTTTTTTGCCTTTAGTCTCTCCGAGTTCTCCGCCATTCAAACAACAAACACTCTTCTTGTCTGAAAGTGAAAGCTTTTGGTCCTTTGCCAACAAATCTATTTTTACCATCAGCCATTGCTCATAAAAATTTAGAGTCGCTGAAGCCTCATACTCCTACTTTTTTCCCGGTTCACCTCCCATCGATTTCAACCCGGAACAAATGTAAGTTCTTTTCTCCAATATCTTTAAACCCACAAATCTCTGAAAGTTAACTACTCCACTGAATCTGATTCTAAACTAAATAGACTTCGATCTGACTGAACCGAAACTTTTCCTTCTCTGATTTCAGAAACCAGCTCTCGAATAAATTCAGGACCATCAAGATCTTCCATCAATCACCATGTAAGTCATAATCTCTTTCATGTACTTTTTTGTCGTTTAAGTCCTTTGAACTCCCAACTAATCTCGAAAGTTTTGTTTTTGCATGATCACTTTATGAGATGACCCAAACGACAAAGTCCTCTTGGAGTCTCTCCAGTACAAACAAGTAGTGAATTTGAGTATCATGAGATACTTCTTGAACGCATTTGCAAGTAAACATTTCATCCACATATCTGTTGGATTCAGGGTATTGTAAATCTTCACAATCTTGACTAGGCCTTTATCTATAATGTCTCGAATGAAATGAAACTTGGTAGCTACATGTTTAGTCCTAACATGATGAACTAAGTTTTTAGCAAGCAAATAGAACTTTGTGAATCACACTGTAGTCTGAATTTTTTTGAATTAAACCCCAATTCAATACAAAAATCTATTCACCATAACTGTTACTTGTAGCATTTGATTAAACCATGTACTCAGTCTCTGTGGTGGACAATGCTACCACATGCTATAATGTTTATCTCCAAGTTCTTCGAAGGTAACAAAGGTTTCCCAGGAATACACCACACCTGCAGATACACTTGCTGCGTAGGGGAGCAATCCTAAAGACCGCCAAGTTAAAAGGACTATTATAGTGCATAAGATAGAATGACTGAGCATCATGTTAGCCTCTGAAAATACTTCAATTTTCGCTCCAGTCAGTATAAATGATGAGCCGACCAGCATGGACATCGATTGTGCTTATATGGACGCTGATCTCGACATTGTTGATTGAAAACTTCCCATCTTACTGTATTTGATGACGACAAGCTACCTGGCAAAAAACGGGAAGAACGACAATTTAAAGCACAAAGCATCAATTACATAACAATGGATGGAAAAATTTATAGGTGGACTGCCAAGAAAGTCTTACTATTGTGTATTAATGGCGTATAAGTAAGACTGTCATGGAAGAAACATGAAGGAGCAAGAGGAAACCATTATGTCAGACGAGCTCTTGCTCTAAAATTAAGAGTCAAAGACTCTATTGGCCGACAATGGTGTTGGACTGCGAGAAGTATGCAGAAAACGAGAAAAATCCCAGAGAAATGCTTCAAACATCAATTCTCTTATTGAGTTGTTAGAGGTAAGGAGGAAAGCTATTTGTTGGAGACGGATTACATCCCTCGAAAAGGCTCATCATGTAATTTGAATTCGGTTTGTTTAACTAAAAGGCAGTCAAAATAATATGCTGAATGAGAATATTCATTACCAGAAAATCGACACAAGAACTAGAGTTTACACATCTAATCTATTAAAATAGGAGTATACAATTGTATTAACCCTGATTTTTTCTAAATAATTACAATCTACTGCCACTGAAATCATTAATGGCAATTTTATAACACATGGAATGTATCTTCTTTAACGGAAGAAAAGCTAAGATACTCAAAATATGGTAATATATAAAAAATAAAATAAACTATATTCGAACAATATTAGAAATCATTTTTATATTGAAATGTTTTTATAATTTGTTATTTCAAACTAAGAAATAGTTTTTATATTAAGTGTTTTTTGTTATTTCAAATTAAGAGGTATTTAACTAAATCTTACAAAAATAGACGTTATTCATTAATTGGCCACGTGGTACGAAATAATACTTCAAAATATATTACATGTCTGAGGCCGCCCTAATAACAAAGTAGTTAAATTTTAAAATATAATCATTAAATAATAATAATGTTGAACAACGACAAAACAAGAATATTGTAGAAGTACACTATACATATTATCAAATTATAAACAATATATTTTATCATTTTGTTGTATAAACTAACTATTCGAAATTATAAAAATAAACAAATATTTTTTATTAAATTACAGTAAAAGCTCGATAAATTAATAATATTGGAACTATGGTATTTTATTAATTTATAGGGTTATTCATTTACAAAAAGTTTCCTTTTTATATTTTTCTAATTTTGAATATTTTTATTTATAAAATAAGAAAATAGTCGATTTTACCATATACATTTTAAAAATTATACTTTCATATTGTTTTGTTATATTATTTGGTGTATATATATATATATATGTTTCATAGAATTTAATTTGGTTTTGGATATAATTTTACTAAATATTATCAAAATATATTGAATTTTAAAGAAAAATAGAGACACTTTCCTGGTAAATATAAAACCAACAATATAATGTTTAGTTTGTACTTATATAAAATGTATATATAGATAGATTATTAATTTATGATTTCAATTGGACCATATATTTACATAGGATTTTCTAAAAATTATTATATTATTATTTTATTGATTTGTTTCATATTTTGAACAGGTCCAACTAGGGACCGAAGAAATTTACTAATTTATAGTGTTTATTAATTTATCAAGTATTAATTTATAGATTTTATACTGTCCTTACAAAGATTGTACGGTTACCTATATTTTAAGTTTTATTAATATTTTTCTTAAATATTCTAAGTGTTAACTTTTTTTTTATAACCATTAGGATCCTAAAGGGCCAATGCTACTCGAACCCAGTACGGAAGCTCCACCTGCAGCTCTTTTACCAGTAGGCCAAAGCGACTTGGTTAAATTATTTTGTATATAAACTAAATTGCTTCATATAACTTTGAAACTCATGGCGTATTATTTCGCTATGAAACAATTGTTTAAAAACAGACTTATTAATATATACAACCATACTAAATAGTTAGATTTGTAAATAAATACAATAAAATAGTACATACAACATATCATTTTGATTAGTTTAACATTCAAAAATAATATGAACAACCGAGAGACATATTCAAACATTTAAAAATCTGTAAAATAATCACAAAATTTATTATTATAAAATAAAAATACATCCGCGCGTTCGCGAGGATGAAAGTCTAGTCTTATTATTTTTACTGAGTTCTTAAGTTTTCTTACAAGTTTTTAGTTTTTTTTTTTTTGGTAATCAAACATTTGATTTTTCAATATACATTTTTCAGATCATTCATTATCATGGCCAGTCCATGACGTAAGCAGAAGAAGCGGCTGTTTAGGGGTTGAACCCACCATTTTCAAGGATGATTTCTCCCAGAAAATTGGTTTTCATATATTTTAACCTTTCCCCTCTGTAGACATTTTTGTTTGATTAGGATGAAACAATCTAAGAGATGCCATGAATGAGACTGACCACGGTCGATATATTATTAAGTTGGAGAATAACATAATACTAAACTGTGCCCGAAGCATTATTGACCGTAACGTTAATATACTATTAAGTTGGAGAATAACATAATAGTTAAGATACCTATATTTTGTATACAATTATTAACATTTCAATTACATAATAGATGGCCATATACTTATTTCATTTTGTGGAAAAAGAAAGTAAATGGATGGCCCACTGTTTCAGACTGATTCATATAGTAGAGACAAAACATACAGGTATTGAGTCTATTGACCCTATATGCTTACGTGTTTTGTCAACAAAGCAGTGCCAATTTTTAGTGATCTACCAAATTAAGAAGAACGAGAATGAATAAAAGAAAGTCAAAACAAAAGAAGTCACTAGTCTCTGAGAAACGAAGCTTCTGGGAGAAAAAGGAGTTTCCATTCAGTTTCCTGGAGTCTTTTCTGTACTCTTTTTTCCACCTCTTCTCCTCTTATCTGCCAAAAAATGTTTTAATTTTAATTTAATCTATAACTAATTTCGTCATACAAACAAATATTTTTACTAATGATGTATCTATGTATTTTTACTAATGATGTATCTATGTATTGTCTACATTAAAACAATTTAACTTATAGCAAAAGAACTGCATCGTAAAAATGGTCACGAGACACAAAAAAACTTAATAATTTTTTTTACATTAAAAACTAACAAAAAATCATCTAATATATATGAACGTCATTGTGGCTTATAAATATAACTAAATTTAGAGAGTATATTCTAAATAATGAACGTCATTGTGGCTTATAAATATAACTAAATTTGTGCAGTTATATTATTATTTCATCAACTAAAGAAAGAAAAATTAAAAATAAATTGTATTAACCAATAAATTTTGACTCAAAATCGTTTTTAAAAAGAGTTAGATGATTCATTATATTCTACATTATGTGGTAATGTTAACAATGGTAAAGTTACTGAAAACAAAAAATATCCTCTTCACATGATTTAGATTGGAAGTTATAAAAAATGTTCGTCAAGAGAAGCATAAAACCTGAAAAAATAAACTAACAAAATAATTGTTTAACACTATACTTATTAATTAATTATCCCAATATTATGAAAAATATTTTTATATATTAAATTATTTATAAATAATAACACTATTGAAACAAATAACTCGCTAAAAAACCATAGCAAACATATAAAAGATAAATACTAAGATAGAATTGATATCATAGATGAGTTTTCTGTATTAGCACTTACATATTATTATAATAAAAATGGTAAATTTACTAAAAACAAAAATAGCCTCTTCACATGATTTAGATTGGAAGTTATAAAAAATGTTCGTCAAGAGAAGCATAAAACTTGAAAAAATAAACTGAGAAAATAATTTTTTAATACTATACTTATTAATTAATTATCCCAATATTATGACAAATATTTTTATATATTAAATTAGTTATAAATAATAATACTATTGAAACTAATAACTTGCTAAAAAATCATAGCAAACATATAAAAGATAAATACTAAGATAGAATTGATATCATAGATGAATTTTCTGTATTAGCACTTACATATTATTATAATATAAGATAGACTACAATAAATATCATCTAATATTATCTATGCTATTTTTATTGTTTAATTATAATATAAGATAAATGACCTTACTTATCCAGTAACAAAATGATTTTAAAAATTGGCTAAAGAAGAATAATCATAATTATGTCCTAACTCACATTCTAATATAATAGCATAGATATTAACACAAACTTGATTGTCCTAAGTCACAGACTCACATGTATTAATATTACGATATTATCTTCTTCTTCTTTTTTGTAAAATATTACTATTGTCTTAGGTCACATTCTAGACATTTAATAGCAAGACTAGATTATGACCCGTTCTTTTTAAAGACGGATATATTTTTTGTTTTATATTTTTTTAGAAATTTAATTTTATATTTATGTTTTTAGTTATATTTATATTTTTCTTTGTATAATATTTTTCTTAAATGATTAATAAATTTTTTTAATAATTGTATTAAAATAGTTAGGTCACACCTATATTAATAGGTCATGTTCCTAGTTTAATAAAATAGATAATTTAAACGGCTGGTTCAATTGTTCTATTTTAAATATTTGACCGGTTCTTTTTCTGATTGTATTTGAATGAACCCGACATGTATTACAATAGGAATAAAATGGTTTGGGTAATAGTTAATTCACATTTGGTTCTAATATAATATTTAGAATTCTATCTTATCTATTACTCTTATTTATTATTTATTTTATAAAATTTTAAATAACAATATATATTACTCAAACTAATGATTTAGCTAAAAATTCTTCAGAATATGAGAAATAAATAAAATAACCATTATAACTATTAAAAATCTCACAAATAATCAAAGTAACCTAAAATTATACAGAATATGACAAATAAGCTTATAAAACTAATAAAAACATGATAAATAAACAAAATAACCTAAAATTATGGAGAACATGAAAAACAAGTAAAATCACTTTTCAAATAATAGTATTGATTGATATATTCACAAATAGATTTTGGATTTATAACAACTTGGCTTATAGTGTATACTATTATTTGGTTTAAAGGTCAAATATGTTATAAACAAATTATCAGAGCAAACTATAATAATATATTACATCAATAATGTAATCAAATGGGCAAGAAAGAAAGTGATGATGACTAATCTTATCAAATCCGTAGTAAGGGATTTATAAAGTAAGCTTGAATTTAATGTCAATAAAATGTTTCTGAATAAGAAAGATAAAAAAAATATTAATTAATTTGGATGATTTTAAATATTTAACTATACGGTAGAAAAATGTATTTTATTTAAAAACTTACAAATAGGTTGGATCCATGGATATGATTCTGTTTAAATAAGAGAGGTTTTTTGGTTTCTATATGTTTTTTCTTTACTAAAGGTTATCGCTTGGATATGTTCTGTAAACATAAAACCCCAAAACTATTAAAGACTACCAAAGGCAAAATATAGATATCGGAAGATAGAATGACATCCCACCTAGGAATGTTTAAGCTCGTGCACAGATCTTAATCAAGAAAAAAAATATTCTGGAAAAAATTGAGTGGAATATATATACCTGAGTCTCGATGTTCATGGTCGCTGAGAACTCGTGTGGAGAGAAATTGGCTTGGACCGCGTTGAGATTTGTCCCCATTGATTTAAGACACTGAAGAACTTCTACAACTGAATCGATCCCCGACAAAGGTTCTTGTACATTAAACCTAACCTTTGTTCCATTCATTCCATCATGCTCCCGTGCTGATTTTGCCTCCAACACATTCTTTTGTCTCTCTAGTTCTTTCTTTAATCCTTCTAATTTCCTAATCTGATCAACGGCCTTTTCAACAATCGAATTTTTATCACTCTGAATCAAGCAAAAATATAAGTAATATTAGAATAATTATACATTTGAAAAAAAAAATTATGTATTTGAAACATTTATAATAACTTTCTGAAACAAACTATTTTTTTAAAGAATATTGGTTAAATTCATGCAACTTTTAAAATTTTATTATATATAATTAGTATTTCTTCCATTTCACTTTAATTGTCATTTTATATTTGGATACATAGATTAAAAAAAATATAATTTTGTATATTTACTAAAAATTATCATTAACAACACACATATCCACATATCAACTAGTAGAAAAATATAATAGAATATAAAATCAATAAATTTTGTATTGAAAATATAAAACTACAATTATTTTGAAACGAATATTTTTAGTTTACGATAACAATTAAACTGAAACGGATGAAATCATAATTTTTTTTTAAGTTAATACACAACAAGTCAACAAAATAGTGTACCTTAGTGGCAGGTAATAGTGATTGGAGAGCTAAGTAACTCTGTTTTTGTTTCTCTCTTCTCGTTCTCTCTTTCATCATATGTCGCCGGCTTCTCTCCTTCTCCGGCACTGCTACAATTTTCTTCTCCTCCCAATTCTTTCTCAGAAGATTCACCATTCTCCTCTTCACGTTCACCGTTGATGAAGACGATACCATCCTCTGTTCATGGTCCCTCACGTATGACCTGAAGGCGCTTCTGTTTGGTACACCTACGGTTTTGTCACCGTCACCATCGCCGGAGACGTCACCGGCGATCATATCCCAGAAATTTTCTCCTTCTTCTTGGAAAACAGAATCTAGAGAGAAAAAATCCATCTCTCTCGCTATCGCTACGTTAAGGATCTTGCGTTGTGAATTGATGGCGTGTGTGTCTCGTTTGTCTCGTGTGTGTTTTATATATATGTTAGATTTTAAACACGTGGGTTAATGATTTAACAAACGTGAGAACCATATTCAGCACGTGGTCAACGAAAATTTTGTCACTTTCTTGTTTATATTAATGACGTATGTAGAAGAATTATAGACACGGTCACCTGCTGCTAGCCCTGGGACGGATTCGGATATCCAGAAAATTTAGGGTATCCGGATCTGGATCCGTTGGATCCGTGGATTTAATATCTGGATCTGGATTCGTGGTATCCGGATATCCGGGTTTCGGATATCCGTCTCGATATTCTATTATCCGCGGATATCCGGATCCGGATTCGTCAAAATAATTAAAAATAATTTTTTTTAACAAAAAATACTATTTTTTAATATAATACATAAATTAAATATTTATAAATATATTTATATATGTTTATAATATTGTAAAAACTAAAATATAATATTATAAGATTAATTCATGTATAAATATTAATATATCAAATATAAATATTAATAAAATTTAAAAATTTAATGTATTTTAAAAATATGGATCCGGATCTGGATCCGGATCATATCCGGATCCGGATTCGGTTTGCACGGATCCAAGATTATACTATCCGGATTCGGATCCGGGCATCCCGGATATCCTATTTTCTGAGCGGATCCGGAGCGGATCTCGGATCGAGTCCGGATCTCGGATAATAAGTCCCAGGCCTACCTGCTGTAGGAAACAATGAAAAAACAACATTTTAAAAAATTATGTGTCACAATTAGCTTTGAGCACTATTATTATTTTTAATAGAACAATTAATAATTTAAGAGATCATTTAATAAAAAAAAATTGGATGTTGGATGTTTCAAACTATGTTGTATGGAATATTCATTAAATTTGTTAGGCGTATTATCTATAGTGAAGTTCCTATAAATAAACATTCCATAAAACGTAGTTTGAAAGACCCAATACCCAACATTCAATTTGTATTTTTCTTATTTATCAAATGGTCTCTTAAATCATTCCTTGTTCTACGTAGAATACATAACTGATTCATTTCTGACTGTCTCATTCATTGTTGGAGAATTCGCCAAACATAACTTATAATATTCATTTGAAATACAAAAGTATACCTTATATGGAATCCAAATGCAAAACTAACTTAAATATATAGCAAAATTACTATACACCCTTATGATCAAACAAAAAAATCAGAAAATTATTTTACGATTTTATCATTCAATTAAAGTCTATTTTTAATAGATAAAAATCTGCACGGTGTAAACCTCCTAAGAAGTTTGCTATGTATACTTATTTTGAAGTCTACATCATAATTTGATCTCATAATTTTATTTGAAAAATGTACAAAAATAATTTGTGTGGAATTTCTTATAAGTCATCAATATAAGGTATATAAATTTAAATTTAATATAACTAAACAATTTAAAAGAATATATATGGACTTGGTAACCATTTCCTAAAAAATGTTTATGGTTTTACAACAAAAAGTTCTAACATATGATGTCTTTTAGGGTTAGATTTTATATTTAGATTTTTTTGTTTTATTGACTTAAATTTACATATTAATATGGGGTAGATTATATTTTGTATATTTGATACAATAATTGAGACCTTTTGATTATCAAGCAAACGTTTAAGCTTTTGAGATTCATGGTTTAGGAAATATTAGACTTACAATAAAGACTACTTCATTTTAGATGTCTTTAGATTACAAAAAATCATTATTTTAAATTAAATTTAGTTTTTATGAATACAAATGTAAAATCATATATTGTAACTATTAAACAATAAAGAGAGAAAACTAGTAAATCTTATATTAAAATTATTAAACCAATAAAGAATAAAAAAAGTTGTAGACTTACAAAAAGACTACCGATAGCAATTTTACTTAACCAAATTTTACCAATTAATTTTAACCAAGTTAATTTTAACCAAACCGAATTTAAGCAAAATTTTTTTAACCTAACCAGAAAGTTACCCAACATATAAATACAATTGTTATGATATTTGGTAAAAAAAATTTAGCCCACGCCGTTTATCTCGTGTGATATTCAGGGCGATCTCATGCGAACCCTAGTCCATGCCGTTTCTGCCGCTCAAACACCGTCTGCTCCACCTCCCATATATCTTCTCTCCGGTAAGGTAACCGTCTTCGATTTCGTGTCCGTCGGCCTTTATGGGTAATTTCTTTGTTGGATTTCTCAGTATAAAAAGTAACCCTTACCTTTTTTTTGTTTCATATCTGACCCGGCGAATGAACGGTGCTTCTACTCTCACCGACGAATGAACGGACCGAGGTTGAATGTGGAGATGATCAAGCCGGCTTGGTTTTAGACGATGGAGGAGAATTGGCCAGAACCGGACGGATCTTGAACCTCTATTGGACCGGCTGGATCTTCAATCTTTAACTCAGCCATCTCTTGAATCAGCAACTGTTTGAGGCCGGTCTGATCTTGATCGAGCATCTCTTGGACAGCCTTAGTGAAACCATCTCTTATGACCCGCGAGCATGATCTAGTCGTAGGACCCTTGCGGACTAGAGGAACCTCGGCTTGTGTGACTACAACATAAGGAATACATTAACTCCACCATCTCAATTTTCTTGTCCAGATCATATCGTTTTGTGCCATTTCAAGAAATTCACCATGTGTACAACCATCATGCACAAAGAACATTCTCCCTCCTTTTCGATTATCGACCACAAACTCCCACAAAGAGTCTTTCACCATCCATTATCCGTATACAACAGGTAAATGAACCATTCTCTGCAAAAAATATACGGTATACAAAACTAGCGAACAAATATTTCTTGTTCGATAAAATTACATAAGTAGACTTTCAAAAAGTCTACATTTATTAGCTAACAACATTGTCAAACCAAAAAAATTGATAGTTCCATAATTATAACAAATTATCTTTTGAAAATTATTCAAGATCATTATGATTAACTAACACACACTGTGCAACAATAAAATAGTAAAAAACCTTAATGAATAGTATATAAATTCACTTTTCATAAAATTTTCTACGTAGACTCTGTATTTAGTCAACACGATAGTAGACGTTCTTTTCAATCTACCTGTGTAGACAGTCATAGACGTATACTCTAAGGGTTAGTTTTTGCAATTAATACAGCATTTTATGTATTTGAAAAAAAATGTGATTTTATATACGAGTAGACTTTATATGCAGTCTACACTTTAAAAAATGTTAGTTTTGCAGTTGACCCGAATTAACCCAGTATTTGACTTTCAATAGTAGATTTCATATATAGTTTACATTTTTAATTTTTTTGAAAGATGTTAGTTTTGCAATTGACCAAGTTTGACATTCTATGAGTAGATTTCAATGAAAGTCTACGTAAGTGTACACTTTATCTGAAGACTACTCTCAAATCCGACTGGTTAGTTTTGTGTTTGACCAAAATATATTAGTAGATTGCATATGAAGTCTGCACTTTAATTGATTTTTCTGTCAATTTTTTAAAATTTTAGTCAAACACAAAACTGACATATTTTTGTGGAGTAGACTTCATATACGAAGTCTACTAAAAGTGGCAAAGTTTTGGTCAAATGCAAAACTAACTTCTGATGAAGTTTACTATGAAAAGTCAAAAGTTTGGTCAAATGCAAAACTAACTTTTTTACGTAGACTTCTTCATAAGTTTACCAAATTTTTTTTTCAAAGGTAAAAAGACGAATACTTCTAGGGAAGTCTGTGATGCAGAAAATATAAGTTTTGTCAATTGCAAAATTAACATGTGCGTAAACAAGCATACCGCATTGTAAGTTTACACATATGTGTAGTCATACAAAACAGTCTACTATCGTGACACATATCTGAAAAGGGACGAACAACATGTAAATAGTTACTTTTTCAGTGTAAAGCTTGTTTCGAACATTTTCCACAGTCTAAACTCTAAATATGAGCAAAACAGCAGCTTTGACGCTTCTTTAGTGAAGAATCACGAAAATATGAAATTTGTGTTTATGAAAATGAAAGTTATGAGAGTTTTTAGATGAAAGTGGAGAGAAAATGAGAGGAAATGAAAGTTGTTAGTGTAGAATTCGAAAAAAAAAGTAGATAGAAATTAAATTCTTCAGCTTTAAGAACTAAGAAATGGTTGTTCATGGTGGTTGAAAAAAATTGATGATAGTAGCATTGTTGTAAATAAGTAGAAATGTTTATGGTGTTTGGGTTTTTTTTTGTCATTTTAGAGAAATAAAATTAAATTAAATTATAATGATATTGTTGTAAATATTTAAAAAAAACTAAGAAAAATATGAAAAGATCATGGTTGAATAGTATTGATTAAAAATATAATTAGTTTTGTGTTTGACTTTAAATTTTGAGTCATTATTTATAACTCTCTTCATTGTTCTACGTAGAATGCGACCTCTAGCAAGGAGAAATTACCAAAAATATCATATTCCTAATACTAGTTTTCATGTTTATCTTAACCACTTTTATCATCATTTTTAAAAGGTAAAAAGACACTTATAACCCTAGTGTTCACTAATATAAACTTAGGGTTTAGAGTTGAGTGCAGTAATGTTTTGGAATGTCAAATTTAGGATTATAATAAATAAATAAATACTTAATAAAATTTTTTAAAAATTTTAAAATTATGAA is a genomic window containing:
- the LOC106304618 gene encoding transcription factor bHLH92-like isoform X2 — protein: MDFFSLDSVFQEEGENFWDMIAGDVSGDGDGDKTVGVPNRSAFRSYVRDHEQRMVSSSSTVNVKRRMVNLLRKNWEEKKIVAVPEKERSRRHMMKERTRREKQKQSYLALQSLLPATKSDKNSIVEKAVDQIRKLEGLKKELERQKNVLEAKSAREHDGMNGTKVRFNVQEPLSGIDSVVEVLQCLKSMGTNLNAVQANFSPHEFSATMNIETQIRGEEVEKRVQKRLQETEWKLLFLPEASFLRD
- the LOC106304618 gene encoding transcription factor bHLH92-like isoform X1 → MDFFSLDSVFQEEGENFWDMIAGDVSGDGDGDKTVGVPNRSAFRSYVRDHEQRMVSSSSTVNVKRRMVNLLRKNWEEKKIVAVPEKERSRRHMMKERTRREKQKQSYLALQSLLPATKSDKNSIVEKAVDQIRKLEGLKKELERQKNVLEAKSAREHDGMNGTKVRFNVQEPLSGIDSVVEVLQCLKSMGTNLNAVQANFSPHEFSATMNIETQIFKCLNMAVFRIAPLRSKCICRCGVFLGNLCYLRRTWR